A single region of the Gorilla gorilla gorilla isolate KB3781 chromosome 1, NHGRI_mGorGor1-v2.1_pri, whole genome shotgun sequence genome encodes:
- the MPC2 gene encoding mitochondrial pyruvate carrier 2 has product MSAAGARGLRATYHRLLDKVELMLPEKLRPLYNHPAGPRTVFFWAPIMKWGLVCAGLADMARPAEKLSTAQSAVLMATGFIWSRYSLVIIPKNWSLFAVNFFVGAAGASQLFRIWRYNQELKAKAHK; this is encoded by the exons ATGTCGGCCGCCGGTGCCCGAGGCCTGCGGGCCACCTACCACCGGCTCCTCGATAAAGTGGAGCTGATGCTGCCCGAGAAATTGAGGCCGTTGTACAACCATCCAGCAG gtcccAGAACAGTTTTTTTCTGGGCTCCAATTATGAAATGG GGGTTGGTGTGTGCTGGATTGGCTGATATGGCCAGACCTGCAGAAAAACTTAGCACAGCTCAATCTGCTGTTTTGATGGCTACag GGTTTATTTGGTCAAGATACTCACTtgtaattattccaaaaaattggagTCTGTTTGCTGTTAATTTCTTTGTGGGGGCAGCAGGAGCCTCTCAGCTTTTTCGTATTTGGAG aTATAACCAAGAACTAAAAGCTAAAGCACACAAATAG